The Agromyces marinus genome window below encodes:
- a CDS encoding polymorphic toxin-type HINT domain-containing protein — MCGSVSFVSNSIGVNPPSASWPHERIPACEHSFHAVRRLIRHPARRASGEGEEDLTTITIADHEGHDAGTIVATDGHPFWVPEVGEWVDAGDLLPGDWLSTSAGILVQVTAVQHDHREQTVHNLTVADTHTYYVAIGADAVLVHNCAVNPPGVSGE, encoded by the coding sequence GTGTGCGGCTCGGTTAGCTTCGTCTCGAACTCGATCGGCGTCAACCCGCCGAGTGCGTCCTGGCCTCACGAGAGGATCCCGGCCTGCGAGCACAGCTTCCACGCCGTCCGGCGGCTCATCCGCCATCCCGCGCGACGAGCCTCGGGGGAAGGCGAGGAGGACCTCACCACGATCACCATCGCCGACCACGAAGGGCACGACGCCGGTACGATCGTCGCGACCGACGGACACCCGTTCTGGGTACCCGAAGTCGGCGAATGGGTCGACGCAGGCGACCTCCTACCCGGTGACTGGCTGTCCACCTCGGCCGGCATCCTCGTCCAAGTCACCGCCGTCCAGCACGACCACCGCGAACAAACCGTCCACAACCTCACGGTCGCCGACACCCACACCTACTACGTCGCCATTGGGGCGGACGCCGTCCTTGTCCACAACTGCGCAGTGAATCCCCCCGGCGTGTCCGGAGAGTGA
- a CDS encoding polymorphic toxin-type HINT domain-containing protein — translation MTSSDPSGLLALGATDYADVKGKSFTSTANGTVQASPPKTVKPAVTDWWSGAMRWVDENQAEIAGFVAGTIVGIGVTAGCLAATGGVGSVGCVVAGGAAGGAVGGAITNLWKTQVTRTQQFSWGALGADTLMGGVFGAVGGFAGAGVGVAASRLAASAASPAARAAAKAVSCVVNSFVPGTAVLMADGTTQPIEDVQLGDEVLATDPETRETGPRAVTALITGEGEKDLTTITIADHDGHETGSLVATDGHPFWVPAAGAWVDASDLLSGDWMQTAAGTLVQVTAVQHDHREQTVHNLTVADTHTYYVAIGADAVLVHNCGEAVLVPSKSFEAARNTALDLLGEINPATRHPHVGSLESATSTFGRVTGFTTRVDGVWKSFRLDFDPAKGPHINVQVGKGAAAQKWAVPWEGSEADFVRILGGNS, via the coding sequence GTGACGTCGTCCGACCCGTCCGGGCTCCTCGCGCTTGGCGCCACCGATTACGCCGATGTGAAGGGCAAATCGTTCACTTCCACGGCGAACGGGACCGTTCAGGCGTCACCGCCGAAGACCGTGAAACCGGCCGTGACGGACTGGTGGTCTGGTGCGATGCGGTGGGTCGATGAGAACCAGGCCGAGATTGCGGGATTCGTCGCCGGCACGATCGTCGGGATTGGCGTGACGGCCGGATGTCTCGCAGCCACCGGTGGTGTCGGCAGCGTTGGCTGCGTCGTCGCGGGCGGCGCCGCAGGTGGCGCCGTGGGCGGTGCGATCACGAACCTGTGGAAGACCCAAGTCACCCGCACTCAGCAATTCAGCTGGGGTGCACTCGGTGCAGACACGCTCATGGGCGGCGTCTTCGGCGCGGTCGGCGGATTCGCCGGTGCAGGCGTGGGTGTGGCAGCGTCAAGGCTCGCGGCCTCCGCCGCGAGCCCCGCAGCGCGTGCAGCGGCAAAGGCGGTCTCGTGCGTGGTGAACAGCTTCGTACCCGGCACTGCCGTGCTCATGGCGGACGGCACCACGCAACCGATCGAAGACGTGCAACTCGGCGACGAAGTCCTCGCGACCGACCCCGAAACCCGGGAAACCGGGCCGCGAGCCGTCACCGCGCTGATCACCGGCGAAGGGGAGAAGGACCTCACCACGATCACCATCGCCGACCACGATGGGCACGAAACGGGCTCCCTTGTCGCGACCGACGGCCACCCGTTCTGGGTGCCCGCGGCCGGTGCATGGGTCGACGCAAGCGACCTGCTATCAGGTGACTGGATGCAAACCGCGGCCGGCACGCTCGTCCAAGTCACCGCCGTCCAGCACGACCACCGCGAACAAACCGTCCACAACCTCACCGTCGCCGACACCCACACCTACTACGTCGCCATTGGGGCGGATGCGGTCCTCGTCCACAACTGCGGGGAAGCCGTGCTCGTTCCGTCCAAGTCCTTCGAGGCTGCGAGGAATACGGCTCTTGACTTGCTCGGTGAGATCAACCCAGCAACGCGCCACCCACACGTCGGTAGCCTTGAGTCGGCGACCTCCACTTTTGGTCGTGTGACTGGATTCACGACTAGGGTCGATGGTGTCTGGAAATCCTTCCGGCTTGATTTCGATCCCGCGAAGGGCCCGCACATTAATGTGCAGGTAGGGAAGGGTGCCGCTGCGCAAAAGTGGGCCGTTCCATGGGAAGGATCCGAAGCTGACTTCGTTCGAATATTGGGGGGCAACTCTTGA